From Acipenser ruthenus chromosome 23, fAciRut3.2 maternal haplotype, whole genome shotgun sequence, the proteins below share one genomic window:
- the LOC117413481 gene encoding G-protein coupled receptor 12-like: MNEYFSKNSTEAELGGWFEPSDDNSSLDLSSPAPEPVLKPWDVVLCISGTIIACENAIVVAIVFYTPSLRTPMFLLIGSLATADLLAGLGLIVHFVFLYCIRSEAVSLITVGLLVASFTASVSSLLAITIDRYLSLYNALTYYSDRTVTRTYVMLILTWGVSICLGLLPVTGWNCLKDESTCSIVKPLTKNNVMILSVSFFTVFAVMLQLYVQICKIVCRHAHQIALQRHFLSTSHYVNTRKGISTLAVILGTFASCWLPFTIYSLLGDYTYPALYTYITLLPAIYNSMINPVIYAFRNQEIQKILWTACCGCMSPGMGCRSRSPSDV, translated from the coding sequence ATGAACGAGTATTTCTCCAAGAACTCCACAGAGGCCGAGCTGGGTGGCTGGTTCGAGCCAAGCGATGACAATAGCTCCCTGGACCTGTCTTCCCCGGCGCCGGAACCGGTCCTGAAACCCTGGGACGTGGTGCTGTGCATCTCAGGGACCATCATCGCCTGTGAAAACGCCATCGTGGTGGCCATCGTCTTCTATACGCCGTCGCTGCGAACGCCGATGTTCCTTCTAATCGGTAGCCTGGCCACGGCGGACCTGCTTGCGGGTCTGGGGCTGATAGTCCACTTCGTGTTTCTGTACTGCATCCGATCCGAGGCGGTCAGTCTCATCACCGTTGGCCTGCTCGTCGCCTCGTTCACGGCCAGCGTGAGCAGCCTGCTGGCCATCACCATCGACCGCTACCTCTCTCTGTACAACGCGCTCACCTACTACTCGGACAGGACGGTGACGCGCACCTACGTCATGTTGATTCTCACCTGGGGCGTGTCGATCTGCCTGGGGCTTCTGCCCGTGACGGGCTGGAACTGCTTAAAGGACGAGTCCACGTGCAGCATAGTGAAGCCGCTGACCAAGAACAACGTAATGATCCTGTCCGTGTCCTTCTTCACGGTGTTTGCCGTGATGCTGCAGCTCTACGTGCAGATCTGCAAGATCGTCTGCCGGCACGCCCACCAGATCGCCCTGCAGCGGCACTTCCTCTCCACCTCCCACTACGTGAACACCCGCAAGGGCATCTCCACGCTCGCAGTTATCCTGGGCACCTTCGCCAGCTGCTGGCTACCGTTCACCATTTACAGCCTGCTGGGCGACTACACCTACCCGGCCCTGTACACCTACATCACCCTCCTGCCCGCTATCTATAACTCCATGATCAATCCGGTCATCTACGCCTTTCGGAACCAGGAGATCCAGAAGATTCTGTGGACGGCGTGCTGTGGGTGCATGTCACCAGGTATGGGCTGCCGGTCCAGGTCCCCCAGCGATGTCTAG